One window from the genome of Candidatus Palauibacter polyketidifaciens encodes:
- a CDS encoding SDR family oxidoreductase, translating into MTDSAPGALILGASSGFGEAAALEFAEAGYDIYGVHLDRRAGLAHVGGIRESIEARGRRASFFNVNAASAKKRDRVLDEIAENAAPGSVRVLLHSLAFGTLRPFVPGGAPGMSPEQMNMTLDVMAHTLVYWTQGLLERDLMGEGGRIFAMTSSGGDRVIPSYGAVSAAKAALESHCRQLALELATKGITVNAIRAGVTDTPALRKIPGAEHMIAEAAAQNPHGRLGTPEDVARCMVALARPETGWMTGNTIRVDGGEDFVGSRPPGD; encoded by the coding sequence GTGACGGATTCCGCGCCTGGCGCGTTGATTCTCGGCGCCTCGAGCGGCTTTGGCGAAGCGGCTGCGCTGGAGTTCGCCGAAGCGGGTTACGACATCTACGGCGTGCACCTGGACCGGCGCGCGGGACTCGCGCACGTGGGGGGGATCCGGGAGTCGATCGAAGCGCGCGGGCGGCGCGCGAGCTTCTTCAACGTGAACGCGGCCTCCGCGAAGAAGCGCGACAGGGTCCTGGACGAAATCGCCGAGAACGCGGCGCCGGGCTCCGTTCGCGTGCTGCTGCACTCCCTGGCCTTCGGAACGCTGCGCCCCTTCGTGCCCGGCGGCGCTCCCGGGATGAGTCCCGAGCAGATGAACATGACGCTCGACGTCATGGCCCATACGCTCGTCTACTGGACCCAGGGGCTGCTGGAGCGCGACCTGATGGGCGAGGGCGGCCGGATCTTCGCCATGACCTCCTCCGGCGGCGACCGCGTGATCCCCTCCTACGGGGCCGTCTCCGCGGCCAAGGCCGCGCTCGAATCGCACTGCCGCCAACTCGCGCTCGAACTCGCGACGAAGGGCATCACCGTCAACGCGATCCGGGCCGGCGTGACGGATACGCCCGCGCTCCGGAAGATCCCCGGCGCGGAGCACATGATCGCCGAAGCCGCGGCCCAGAACCCGCACGGCCGACTCGGAACCCCGGAGGACGTGGCGCGCTGCATGGTCGCGCTCGCCCGGCCGGAAACCGGGTGGATGACGGGGAACACGATCCGCGTGGACGGGGGCGAGGACTTCGTCGGCTCCCGGCCGCCCGGGGACTGA
- a CDS encoding OmpA family protein, producing MITEDMTEDMTFVRLGGLVAAVAVASCLLCPGPAAGQEGAASLQALEARLGQARESAVHLLAPSSFEEAADRLEDASRRLRGGREDGRFEELLDEAGRWLEAAERSAVAGRPHFMTVLAARDEARASEAETRAAQGWARAEDELETAGRRLEREDMEDVAVRASRATTLYRRATRAARRDQFLGAAMQARTAALNAGASELSPNAFGVGEAHLASAEAEIESLAPVEGPARAGEAAFAAFTRAHRIAALFDSVRRRHVTVERLIDEHEADLSRLAEAADVAPLRSNAGETTARIAGAVSRLRADNERLGAELADERARASELDGRLASLEDRLAEFEQRFTGARDELLAVREREARLREVQGLFTPSEGEVLLVGDRLVLRLFGLTFEPARAEIDEALYPLLTKVQRVITTFPGASLRIEGHTDAQGGTRGNQALSQRRAIAVREHILARVPIPSSRVEATGLGEERPIASNETEEGRARNRRIEIVINLPGN from the coding sequence ATGATTACCGAAGACATGACGGAAGACATGACGTTTGTCCGGCTCGGAGGACTCGTCGCGGCCGTCGCGGTCGCCTCCTGCCTCCTCTGTCCCGGTCCCGCCGCCGGCCAGGAAGGCGCCGCTTCGCTGCAGGCCCTCGAAGCCCGGCTCGGCCAGGCGCGCGAGAGCGCGGTCCACCTCCTCGCGCCCTCTTCGTTCGAGGAGGCCGCGGACCGGTTGGAGGACGCGTCGCGCCGCCTGAGAGGTGGCCGGGAGGACGGCCGGTTCGAAGAGTTGCTGGACGAGGCCGGACGCTGGCTCGAAGCGGCGGAGCGGAGCGCGGTCGCGGGCCGGCCGCACTTCATGACGGTGCTCGCCGCCCGGGACGAAGCCCGCGCCTCCGAGGCCGAGACGCGGGCGGCCCAGGGGTGGGCGAGGGCCGAGGACGAACTGGAAACGGCCGGCCGCCGCCTCGAACGCGAAGACATGGAGGACGTCGCCGTGCGGGCGAGCCGCGCGACGACCCTCTACCGGCGGGCGACCCGTGCGGCGCGGCGCGACCAGTTTCTGGGAGCGGCGATGCAGGCGCGAACCGCCGCCCTGAACGCGGGCGCGAGCGAGTTGTCCCCGAACGCGTTCGGGGTGGGCGAGGCGCACCTGGCGAGCGCGGAAGCGGAGATCGAGAGCCTCGCTCCGGTGGAGGGGCCGGCGCGGGCCGGAGAAGCCGCGTTCGCCGCCTTCACCCGCGCGCACCGCATTGCCGCCCTGTTCGACAGCGTGCGCCGGCGCCATGTGACGGTCGAACGACTCATCGACGAGCATGAGGCGGACCTGTCCCGCCTTGCCGAAGCCGCGGACGTGGCACCCCTGCGGAGCAACGCCGGCGAGACGACCGCGCGCATCGCGGGGGCCGTCTCCCGCCTCCGGGCGGACAACGAGCGGCTGGGCGCCGAGTTGGCCGACGAACGGGCGCGGGCTTCGGAACTCGACGGCCGGCTGGCCTCGCTGGAGGACCGCCTGGCCGAGTTCGAGCAGCGCTTCACGGGTGCCCGGGACGAACTGCTCGCGGTACGCGAGCGGGAAGCGCGGCTGCGCGAGGTCCAGGGCCTCTTCACGCCTTCGGAAGGGGAAGTCCTGCTCGTCGGAGACCGGCTCGTCCTCCGGCTTTTCGGCCTCACCTTCGAGCCCGCCCGGGCCGAGATCGACGAGGCGCTGTATCCCCTGCTCACGAAGGTTCAGCGCGTCATCACGACCTTTCCCGGGGCGAGCCTGAGAATCGAGGGGCACACCGACGCGCAGGGCGGGACGCGCGGGAACCAGGCGCTGAGTCAGCGGCGGGCCATCGCCGTGCGCGAGCACATTCTCGCGCGGGTGCCCATTCCATCCTCGCGGGTCGAGGCGACCGGCCTCGGCGAGGAACGCCCGATCGCGAGCAACGAGACGGAGGAAGGGCGCGCGCGGAACCGCCGGATCGAGATCGTCATCAACCTGCCCGGAAATTGA
- the pruA gene encoding L-glutamate gamma-semialdehyde dehydrogenase, with amino-acid sequence MKPLVDEVQQGPIPAPANEPVYDYAPGSPERAALKEELLRQRGEVVDIPLIIGGREVRTSRTFDVTMPHDHGHVLARCHIAGAAEAQAAIDASRAAWTEWSHRAWEDRAAILLRAAELLAGPWRMKLNAATMLGQSKTAIQAEIDSACEIVDFWRFNSFFAGRVHAEQPISGPGVRNRMDHRPLEGFVYAISPFNFTAIGANLTTSPALMGNVAVWKPSTTGVLGSYYVMKLLEAAGLPPGVINFIPGVASEISDILLSSPELGGIHFTGSTGTFQHLWKSVAQNVENYRAYPRLVGETGGKDFILAHESADPQALAVAIVQGAFEYQGQKCSATSRVYVPDTMWEDVRDRVVAMTGELRMGDPADFRNFLGAVIDRTAFDRIKSYIDYARESGDARILAGGGCDDSRGYFIEPTVVEADDPGHKLMCEEIFGPVVTLHSYQASDWEPTLALVDKTSPYALTGAVFARDEAAVQSAGAALRNAAGNYYINDKPSGAVVGQQPFGGGRASGTNDKAGSVLNLVRWVSPRTIKETFDPPVDYRYPFMEAE; translated from the coding sequence ATGAAACCACTCGTTGACGAGGTTCAGCAGGGCCCGATTCCGGCTCCCGCCAACGAACCTGTTTACGACTACGCCCCGGGCAGTCCGGAACGCGCCGCCCTCAAGGAAGAGCTGCTCCGCCAGCGGGGCGAGGTCGTCGACATCCCGCTGATCATCGGCGGACGCGAGGTGCGGACGTCGCGCACTTTCGACGTGACGATGCCGCACGACCACGGCCACGTGCTGGCCCGCTGCCACATCGCCGGGGCCGCCGAGGCGCAGGCCGCCATCGACGCCTCGCGCGCCGCCTGGACGGAGTGGTCGCACCGGGCCTGGGAAGACCGGGCCGCGATTCTCCTCCGCGCCGCGGAACTGCTCGCCGGTCCCTGGAGGATGAAGCTCAACGCGGCGACGATGCTCGGACAGAGCAAGACGGCGATCCAGGCCGAGATCGACTCCGCCTGCGAGATCGTCGATTTCTGGCGCTTCAACTCCTTCTTCGCGGGGCGCGTGCACGCGGAGCAGCCCATCTCCGGGCCGGGCGTGCGGAACCGCATGGACCACCGCCCGCTCGAAGGGTTCGTCTACGCCATCAGCCCGTTCAACTTCACGGCCATCGGCGCCAACCTGACGACATCTCCCGCGCTCATGGGGAACGTCGCGGTCTGGAAGCCCTCGACCACCGGCGTGCTCGGGTCCTACTACGTGATGAAGCTCCTCGAAGCCGCGGGGCTCCCGCCGGGCGTGATCAACTTCATCCCGGGCGTCGCCTCGGAGATCAGCGACATCCTCCTGTCGAGCCCGGAACTCGGCGGCATCCACTTCACCGGTTCGACCGGCACCTTCCAGCACCTCTGGAAGTCCGTCGCGCAGAACGTGGAGAACTATCGCGCCTATCCGAGACTCGTCGGCGAGACGGGAGGGAAGGACTTCATCCTCGCGCACGAGAGCGCGGACCCGCAGGCGCTCGCGGTCGCGATCGTGCAGGGCGCCTTCGAGTACCAGGGACAGAAGTGCTCCGCGACCTCCCGCGTGTACGTGCCCGATACGATGTGGGAGGACGTGCGGGACCGGGTCGTCGCGATGACCGGGGAACTCCGCATGGGCGACCCGGCGGACTTCCGGAACTTCCTCGGCGCCGTGATCGACCGGACGGCGTTCGACCGCATCAAGTCGTACATCGACTACGCCCGTGAATCCGGCGATGCGCGCATCCTCGCCGGCGGCGGCTGCGATGACAGCCGGGGCTACTTCATCGAACCCACCGTCGTCGAAGCGGACGATCCCGGGCACAAGCTGATGTGCGAGGAGATCTTCGGGCCGGTCGTGACCCTGCACTCGTACCAGGCCTCGGACTGGGAACCCACGCTGGCCCTGGTCGACAAGACGTCCCCGTACGCGCTCACCGGCGCGGTGTTCGCGCGCGATGAGGCCGCCGTCCAGAGCGCGGGCGCGGCGCTCCGGAACGCCGCGGGGAACTATTACATCAACGACAAGCCGTCCGGCGCCGTCGTCGGCCAGCAGCCCTTCGGCGGCGGTCGCGCGAGCGGCACGAACGACAAGGCCGGATCCGTGCTGAACCTCGTGCGCTGGGTCTCCCCCCGGACGATCAAGGAGACCTTCGACCCCCCCGTCGACTACCGGTATCCCTTCATGGAGGCGGAGTGA
- a CDS encoding META domain-containing protein, with the protein MRRGVWLLVAAGAAAGCGDEPEVDSRQALENATFLTLDGGEITLTAGATTGPDNVRYELLLTADGDLDFDSGIDAVAVLAADHGRERFLTLHAVLRDGDEMRDVSARLIGDRIEVHRAEVLGGMIRLNVRVRRPGDPVTVRPSVDRTPHFALTNRGLTPVALIDVAVGEEAQTGGAEAGNGTPAAAPALHTHEWELESFDSGDWSANLRALREPVTLRFRAEPRDAADVTGDLAGYAGCNRIFGSFRMHEAEALRFYGVTVMRRLCRERQAEFEQRLLEALRAVRAFQVEDDRMTLAFHGGAIRFRAGRPLASRAGAAPAPPDAGSM; encoded by the coding sequence GTGAGGAGGGGTGTTTGGCTGCTGGTGGCCGCGGGCGCGGCGGCCGGGTGCGGCGACGAGCCCGAGGTCGACAGTCGGCAAGCGTTGGAAAACGCGACGTTCCTCACGCTGGACGGCGGCGAGATCACGCTCACGGCGGGAGCGACGACCGGTCCGGACAATGTGCGGTACGAACTCCTCCTCACGGCCGACGGCGACCTCGACTTCGATTCGGGCATCGACGCGGTCGCCGTACTCGCGGCGGATCACGGGCGGGAACGGTTCCTGACCCTGCATGCCGTGCTGAGGGACGGCGATGAGATGCGGGACGTGTCCGCGCGCCTCATTGGAGACCGGATCGAAGTCCACCGGGCGGAGGTTCTCGGCGGCATGATCCGGCTGAACGTCCGGGTTCGCCGGCCCGGCGATCCAGTCACGGTTCGCCCATCGGTCGACCGGACTCCGCACTTCGCGCTCACGAACCGGGGGCTGACCCCCGTCGCGCTCATCGACGTCGCCGTTGGGGAGGAGGCGCAGACGGGTGGCGCCGAAGCCGGGAACGGGACGCCCGCGGCCGCGCCCGCGCTGCACACCCACGAATGGGAGCTTGAGTCGTTCGACAGCGGGGACTGGAGCGCGAACCTCCGGGCGCTGCGTGAACCCGTGACGCTCAGATTCCGGGCGGAGCCGCGGGACGCCGCGGACGTCACCGGTGATTTGGCGGGATACGCCGGCTGCAACCGGATCTTCGGGAGTTTCCGCATGCACGAGGCGGAGGCTCTGCGATTCTACGGCGTTACGGTCATGCGCAGGCTCTGCCGGGAACGGCAGGCGGAGTTCGAGCAGCGCCTTCTCGAGGCGCTTCGTGCCGTGAGGGCGTTCCAGGTCGAGGACGACCGAATGACGCTCGCGTTCCACGGGGGCGCGATTCGTTTCCGGGCCGGACGGCCGCTGGCGTCGCGCGCGGGCGCGGCTCCGGCCCCGCCCGACGCGGGTTCAATGTAG
- a CDS encoding Phenylacetic acid catabolic protein, which produces MGRFTDEELQRKVQEGFIVESEEDMTETYKRALITQLTVQGDTELISAPAYFMAARDAPSTNTMVSATAIIQDELGHANIAYRLLEDLGVDRHWLLYEREPAHFKHPYGFDQPLMNWAELVSANALYDRAGITLLGDVHRNTSYGPLKRGLVKVSLEENFHLRHGEVWIRRFAEAGGAAKEAVQRTLDWMFPMGVEWFGMPDDRKHHNAQLDFRLKGMTNDQLRRTWLKAVVPLCEELGYDLPAQYDPGTDEVELTYELPCQYDPEARRWLFNETITWKQVFQRWKARGPMNEQYVDSLRRSRFAVERLLAA; this is translated from the coding sequence ATGGGACGTTTTACGGACGAGGAACTGCAGCGGAAAGTGCAGGAGGGGTTCATCGTCGAGTCCGAAGAGGACATGACGGAGACCTACAAGCGGGCGCTCATCACGCAGCTCACCGTCCAGGGCGACACGGAACTCATCAGCGCGCCGGCCTACTTCATGGCCGCCCGGGACGCTCCGTCCACGAACACGATGGTCTCGGCCACGGCAATCATTCAGGACGAACTGGGGCACGCGAACATCGCCTACCGCCTGCTCGAGGACCTCGGCGTCGACCGTCACTGGCTCCTCTACGAACGGGAACCCGCCCACTTCAAGCACCCCTACGGGTTCGACCAGCCGCTGATGAACTGGGCCGAACTCGTTTCGGCGAACGCGCTCTACGACCGGGCCGGGATCACGCTGCTGGGCGACGTGCACCGCAACACGAGCTACGGGCCGCTCAAGCGCGGCCTCGTCAAGGTGAGCCTCGAGGAGAACTTCCACCTGCGGCACGGCGAGGTCTGGATCCGCCGCTTCGCCGAGGCGGGGGGCGCCGCGAAGGAAGCGGTGCAGCGGACGCTCGACTGGATGTTCCCGATGGGCGTGGAGTGGTTCGGCATGCCCGACGACCGGAAGCACCACAACGCGCAGCTCGACTTCCGCCTCAAGGGGATGACGAACGACCAGCTCCGCCGGACCTGGCTCAAGGCCGTCGTGCCGCTGTGCGAGGAGCTGGGGTACGACCTTCCGGCGCAGTACGACCCCGGTACGGACGAGGTGGAGCTGACCTACGAGCTTCCCTGCCAGTACGACCCGGAGGCGCGACGCTGGCTCTTCAACGAGACGATCACCTGGAAGCAGGTGTTCCAGCGGTGGAAGGCACGCGGCCCGATGAACGAGCAGTACGTCGATTCGCTGCGGAGGAGCCGATTCGCGGTCGAACGGCTGCTCGCGGCATGA
- a CDS encoding metal-sulfur cluster assembly factor, producing MNADGPAGGVAPRPLPRYEEGMDFGAVLRETRGGRELPPPPAFAEPAADLAERAHRALYEVADPEFPISIVDLGLVRGVEGDEEAASVTVHLTFTATACPCMDFIQWDVRERLLELDGIRKVEIVTEWDPPWTTAAISARGRKLLRSVGVVT from the coding sequence ATGAACGCCGACGGCCCGGCAGGCGGCGTGGCCCCGCGGCCCCTCCCGCGCTACGAGGAGGGCATGGATTTCGGCGCCGTCCTCCGGGAGACCCGGGGCGGACGGGAGCTGCCGCCCCCCCCCGCGTTCGCCGAACCCGCGGCGGATCTCGCGGAACGGGCGCACCGGGCGCTCTATGAAGTGGCGGACCCGGAGTTTCCGATTTCGATCGTCGACCTCGGACTCGTCCGCGGGGTCGAGGGGGACGAGGAAGCCGCGTCGGTCACCGTCCACCTCACCTTCACCGCCACGGCCTGCCCCTGCATGGATTTCATCCAATGGGACGTGCGGGAGCGCCTCCTGGAGCTGGACGGAATCCGGAAGGTCGAGATCGTGACGGAGTGGGATCCTCCGTGGACGACGGCGGCGATCTCCGCGCGCGGGCGGAAACTCCTGCGCTCCGTCGGAGTCGTCACGTGA
- a CDS encoding Phenylacetic acid catabolic protein, with amino-acid sequence MTEGGFRSAEDLPEGVSGHLGNLILALADNKRLLGIRYSDWLLGAPSVEAGIACSAMAQDEWGHARILYALLRDFGHDPAALEHERASGEYHSSELLDRDVGSWEEFLALNFLWDTALSVQFEMLAESRYEPIHYKVRKLLEEERFHFDHGQGWTSRLLSAEGGRAALTGAFGAAWNACLCWFGPEDDPLIATLAAHGIVRRGAAGARARWLERVGPLAAETGLAREADAIWASTREPVWEGYLAGRRRAAEGGPDEDSLARVRGDRNRELLMD; translated from the coding sequence GTGACGGAGGGCGGCTTCCGTTCGGCGGAGGACCTTCCGGAGGGCGTGTCGGGGCACCTCGGCAACCTCATCCTCGCCCTCGCCGACAACAAGCGGCTGCTCGGCATCCGCTACTCGGACTGGCTTCTCGGCGCGCCCTCCGTCGAGGCCGGCATCGCCTGCTCCGCGATGGCGCAGGACGAGTGGGGCCACGCCCGCATCCTCTACGCGCTGCTGCGCGACTTCGGCCACGATCCGGCCGCGCTCGAACACGAACGCGCATCCGGCGAGTATCACAGTTCGGAACTGCTGGACCGGGACGTCGGATCGTGGGAGGAGTTCCTCGCCCTCAACTTCCTGTGGGACACCGCGCTCTCGGTCCAGTTCGAGATGCTCGCGGAGAGCCGCTACGAGCCGATCCACTACAAAGTGCGCAAGCTGCTCGAGGAAGAGCGGTTCCACTTCGATCACGGACAGGGGTGGACCTCGCGGCTGCTGAGCGCCGAGGGCGGGCGCGCGGCGCTGACCGGAGCGTTCGGCGCGGCCTGGAACGCGTGTCTCTGCTGGTTCGGCCCCGAGGACGACCCGCTCATCGCGACGCTCGCCGCGCATGGAATCGTACGGCGGGGTGCCGCCGGGGCGCGGGCGCGCTGGCTCGAACGGGTGGGCCCGCTCGCCGCGGAGACGGGTTTGGCCCGCGAGGCCGACGCGATCTGGGCCAGTACGCGCGAGCCGGTCTGGGAGGGCTACCTCGCAGGGCGTCGGCGCGCGGCGGAGGGGGGACCCGATGAAGACTCCCTCGCCCGGGTCCGGGGCGACCGCAACCGAGAACTCCTGATGGACTGA